Part of the Streptomyces sp. HSG2 genome, TCATCGCGAGGAACGTCGGGGCGCGGCCGTAGGACTTCATGCCGACCAGGTACACGCCCTGTTCGGGGTGGGAGAGCTCGCGGTGGCCGTGGGGGTAGACGGTGCCGCAGGAGTGCTGGTTGGGGTCGATCAGCGGCGCGAGCTCGACCGGTGCCTGGAGGCGCTCGTCCAGTCCGAGGCGCAGCTCGTCGAGGAAGGACAGGTCGGGGCGGAAGCCGGTCAGCACGATGACCTCGTCTACCGGGTCCAGGCGGCGGCCGTCCTCGCCGACCAGGACCAGGCGAGCGTCGGTGTCGCGCTCGATCGCCTCGGTGCGGAAGCCGGTGACCGCGTCGGCGTGGCCCTCGTCGACGGCGGCCTTGGCCGCCAGGCCCAGGGCGCCGCGGGCGGGGAGCTGGTCGGCTTCGCCGCCGCCGAAGGTGGAGCCGGAGATGCCGCGGCGCAGGATCCACACGCCCTTCGTGCCCGAGCCGTCGTCGGACTTGGCGAGGTCGGCGAGGTAGGCGAGAGCGGTGAACGCGGAGGCGCCGGAGCCGATGACGGCGGTGCGCTTGCCCGCGTACCGGGCTCGGACGTCCGGGTCCTTCAGGTCCGGGACGCGGTAGGTGATCCGGTCCGCCGCGGCCTTCTCGCCGAGCGCGGGCAGTCCGCTGCCGCCGGCCGGGGACGGCATGGCCCATGTGCCGGAGGCGTCGATGACGGCGCGGGCGAGGAGGCGCTCCTCACGGCCGTCGGTGTGGGCGACGTGCAGGACGAACGGCTGGGCCTCGCGGTCGGCGTCCACGATCCGGTCCCGACCGGTGCGGGAGACGCCGGTGACGCGCGCGCCGGTGCGGACGCGGCCGCCGAGGACGTCGGCGAGCGGCTGCAGGTAGGACTCCACCCAGTCGCCGCCAGAGGGGTACGCGGCCGGGTCCGGCCTCGTCCATCCGGTGGGGGCAAGGAGCTTCTCGGCGGCGGGATCGACGACCTCGCCCCAGGTGGAGAACAGGCGCACGTGCGACCACTCGCGCACCGCGGCGCCGGCGGTGGGCCCTGCTTCCATGACGAGGGGTTCGATGCCCTGGTCGATGAGGTGGGCGGCGGCGGCCAGGCCGACGGGTCCGGCCCCGATCACGACGACGGGCAGCTCGGTGGTGGCGGGCGCGGTCACGGCGACTCCTCGCTTGTTTCGACATCTGTCGATGGCTTGCGCGGCCCAGCATGGCACCTACGCCGATGAGCGTCAACATAGACATTCGTCGAAATCCTGGTTCGCTGATGGAGCGGGCCTGGCCATTCTCGGGGTGGCGCTGCTGCGGTTCGTCGGGGTGATCGGGCGCCGTGTCGGCGCGGGCATCATGCAGTTCCGGCTCCAGGCGACGTACCACCGCAGGGTCGCTCACGGCCTTGACCAGGACAGGTCCCCGGATCCGCGAGCGCGGTGATCGTGCCGCTGGCGCCGGAGCGTGCGGGGCGGGTGCTCGCCTACCAAGCCGGGATCGACCCGCCATCACGGCGCCTGGCGCGACGTCGTCCTCCTCGAACGTCGCAGCCCCGCCATCACGTGGCCGGTCACGCCAGGCCGGCGATCTCGCGGGCGGCATCGCGGGCGGTGCGGCCGACGCCGATGAGGGTGGCCGAGGCCGGGCTGGTCCAGTCACCGTAGCCGAGCAGGTGCAGCCGCGGCTCGCCCACAGCCCGGGTTCCGTCGGTGGGGATGTGCCCGCGCGGACCCCGCAGGTTCAGCGGGGCAAGGTGGGCCAGTGCCGGGCGGAAGCCGGTGCACCAGACCACCACGTCCGCGCTGCTCTGGCTGCCGTCAGCCCACCGGACACCGGTTGCCGTGAGCTGGGCGAACATCGGCCTCGCGGTCAGGAGCCCGGCGTCGCGGGCCGCGCGGACGGGCGGCACGGCCACGATGTCGCCGAGCGAGGCGACCCCGCCGGTGTCGGTGCGGCCGGCGTCCAGGGCACGGCGGCGGGCGGTGGCGACATCGAACAGAGCCCGGCCGTCGATGTCGTCCGGCAGGAAACGGGGCGGGCGCCGGGTCACCCACGTCACTTCGACGTCGCCATCCAGGGCGAGGTCCGCGGCGATCTGCGCGCCGGAATTCCCGCCGCCGACCACGACGACACGCTGCCCGGCGAAGTCGGCCGGACGGCGGTAGTTCACCGTGTGCGGCTGCCGGCCGGTGAAGACGGACCGGCCGGGGACGGCGGGCAGGAACGGCCGCGACCAGGTGCCGGTGGCGCTGATGACCGCACGGGCCCGCCAGGTGCCGGCATCCGCCTCGACCAGGAGCCGGTCACCGTCCCGGCGTACGGCGTCCACGCGAGTGCCTTGCTGAACGGGCAGGTCGTAGCGCTTCTCGTAGTCGGCGAGGTACTCCACCACGTGCCCGGCGCCCGGGTAGGTCTCACCCGCCTGGGCGGGCATGAGCCGTCCGGGCAGGGAAGAGTGCTCGGCCGGGGAGAACAGGTGCAGAGAGTCCCACATGTGCTGCCATGCCCCGCCCGGCGCCGCATCGGCGTCCAGGATCACCAAGCCGAGGCCGCGCCGACGCAGGTGGTAGCCGGCGGCGAGCCCTGCCTGGCCGCCGCCGACCACCACCACATCCGTCTGCCGGGTCACGGGGCCGTCGTCACCGCGCCCGGGGCGAACTTCCGTCGCCAGGCGAGCGCGACGTAGACCAGGCCGATCAGCACCGGGACTTCGATGAGCGGGCCGACGACGCCGGACAGAGCCTGGCCGGAGGTGACGCCGAAGGTTGCGATGGCAACCGCGATGGCCAGCTCGAAGTTGTTGCCCGCCGCGGTGAACGCCAGGGTCGTGGTGCGGTCGTAGGCCAGACCCAGGCCCTTGCCGAGGAGGAACGCGCCGAAGAACATGACCGCGAAGTACACCAGCAGCGGCAGCGCGATTCGGACCACGTCCAGTGGCTGCGACGTGATCGTCTTCCCCTGCAGCGCGAACAGGACGACGATCGTGAACAGCAGCCCGTACAGCGCCCAAGGGCCGATCTTCGGCAGGAACTTCCGCTCGTAGTCGGCGCGGCCCAGCTTCTGCTCGCCGACGCGGCGGGTCAGGAAGCCGGCCAGCAGTGGGATGCCGAGGAAGATGATCACGTTCAGTGCGATGTGCCAGACCGAGACGTCCAGGCCCTGGCCGTCGCCGAGGTTCATCCACCGGGGGAGCAGGTCGAGGTAGAACCAGCCCAGCAGTCCGAACGCGAGGACCTGGAAAACCGAGTTGAGGGCGACGAGGACGGCCGCGGCCTCACGGTCGCCGCAGGCGAGGTCGTTCCAGATGATGACCATGGCGATACAGCGGGCCAGACCGACGATGATCAGGCCGGTGCGGTACTCGGGCAGGTCCGGCAGGAAGGTCCACGCCAGTGCGAACATGACCGCCGGGCCGACGATCCAGTTGATGATCAGCGAGGAGACCATCAGCTTCTTGTCGCCGGTCACTCGGTCGAGCCGGTCGTAGCGGACCTTAGCGAGGACCGGGTACATCATCACGAGCAGGCCGAGGGCGATCGGGAGGGAGATCCCGCCGACCTCGATCTTCGCGAGCGCGTCGTTCATCCCCGGGACGATCCGGCCCAGCCCCAGGCCGACGGCCATGGCCATCAGGATCCACACCGCGAGGTAGCGGTCGAGGGTGGAGAGCTTCTTGACGATCGAGTCGTCCGTACCGCCAGTCGGAGCCGGGGAGGTGGTGGGCTCGGTGGAGGTCACGGGCAGGCCCTCTTGTTCTCGGCGGCGGTGAGGGCGGAGGCGGCGAGTTCGGCGAACTGTTCGGATAGGCCGGCCAGGACCTCGGGCTTGAGCTTGTAGTAGGTGAAACGGCCGCACGGCTCGGTCTCCACGATCCCGGCCTCGCGCAGCACCTTCATGTGGTTGGACAGGTTGGTCTGCTTGGCGCCGGTCTCCTCGACCAGGTGCGTCGTGCAGAGCGTCTCGCGCGCGAGCAGGGTCACGATCTGAAGGCGGAGCGGATCGCCCAGCACTCGGATCACATCAGGATCGACTGAAGTCAGCATGTGCTGATACTCTCACATCATCACTCGCTGATACCAGCGGGGGCTGAAGTCATTGGCGGCTGGGTTCCGCCATGCGACGAGAGAGAACGATCACCATGGCCGACAAGCCGTCCGTCCTGTTCGTCTGCGTCCACAACGCCGGCCGCTCCCAGATGGCCGCCGCGTGGCTGACTCACCTGGCCGGTGACCGCGTCGAGGTCCGCTCCGCCGGCTCCGACCCGGGCGACCAGGTCAACCCGGCGGCCGTCGCCGCGATGGCCGAGGTCGGCATCGACATCTCCCAGGAGACGCCGAAGATCCTCACCATCGACGCGGTCGGCGAGTCCGACGTGTGCATCACCATGGGCTGCGGTGACACCTGTCCCGTCTTCCCCGGCAAGCGCTACCTGGACTGGAAGCTGGAGGACCCGGCCGGCCGGGGCGTCGAAGCCGTACGCCCGATCCGCGACGAGATCAAGACCCTGGTGGAGGGCCTGATCGCCGAGATCGCCCCGGCGAATCCGGAGGCGACGGCGTGAGCGAGATACGCGAGGTCGTCATCATCGGCTCCGGCCCCGCCGGATACACCGCCGCCCTCTACACCGCCCGCGCCCAGCTCAGTCCCCTGCTGTTCGGCAGCAGCATCTTCGTCGGCGGGCCGCTGACCACCACGACCGAGGTCGAGAACTTCCCCGGCTTCCCCGAGGGCGTCGACGGCCCCGTCCTGATGGAGAACATGCGGGCTCAGGCCGAGAGGTTCGGCGCCGAGATGATCGACGACGACATCGTCGAGGTGGACCTCGCCGGCGACATCAAGCTTCTCACCGACTCCGCGGGCACCGTCCATCGCGCGAAGACGGTGATCGTCGCGACCGGCTCCGGCTACCGCAAGCTCGGCCTCCCCAATGAGGACGAGCTGTCCGGCCGCGGGGTGTCCTGGTGCGCGACCTGCGACGGGGCCTTCTTCCGTGACCGCGACATCGTCGTAGTCGGCGGCGGCGACACCGCCATGGAAGAAGCCACCTTCCTGACCCGCTTCGCCCGCTCGGTCACCGTCGTCCACCGCCGCTCCACCCTGCGCGCCTCGAAGGCGATGCAGGACCGGGCCTTCGCCGACGACAAGATCTCCTTCGCCTTCGACAGCGAGATCGCCCAGACCAAGGAGGCGAACGGCGTGCTCGGCGGCGTCGTCCTGCGCGACGTCTTCACCGGCGCCACCCGCGACCTGGACGTTACGGGCCTGTTCATCGCCATCGGCCACGACCCGCGCACCGAGCTGTTCAAGGGACAGCTGGACCTCGACGACGAGGGCTACGTCAAGGTGGACTCCCCGTCGACGCGTACGAGTCTGCCCGGGGTGTTCGCCGCCGGCGATGTCGTCGACCACACCTACCGCCAGGCCATCACCGCCGCCGGCACCGGTGCGGCCGCGGCGCTGGACGCCGAGCGCCACCTCGCCGCCCATGGCACGGCCGAGACCGAACCGGAGACCGCTGTCGTCCCGGCCTGAGCGCACTCGCGGGTGGGCCGCTCCGAGAGTCCGGGCGGCCCTGGTGCTGTTCCGGCATCAGGCATCATCGGCAGAAAGCGCGATCGCGCTCGGCAGCCACGGCTTGCCGACCATCCCGCCGCGTCCTGCCGACTGCGCAGCGACACACCCGTCCGACCAGGGACCCTGCGCCGCTGTTGCCCACGAAGCTGCGTGGTCACAGCACGGCCCGCGCCGCCGAGGAGGCGCGTCGCCTCACTCGAGCACGACGGTGTCGGCGGCGTCGAACTCCACCCGCACGTCCTCCCCCGGGTCGGGTGCGGAGCGCAGGGGGCATGCCGCCTCCAGCAAGGGCCCCCGGTCGGGGCGGAGGCGAACGGCGACACGACTGCCCTGGAAGGTCCGGCCGACGACCAGGCAGCGCAGGCCGGGGCCGTCGGCGAGCACACGGACCCCTTCGGGGCGCACCAACACCGTCCGGTCCCCCTGGGCGGAGCCCCCGGGGACCGGGATCTCCCCCCAGGGGGTGTCCGCCACCCGCCCGGTGACCGTGCCCGGGACCACGTTGTCGAATCCGAGGAACCGGGCCACGAATTCGTCGGCGGGACGCCGCCAGACGTCCAAGGGGGTCCCGGTCTGGACGATCCGGCCGTCGCGCATCACCACGACCCGGTCCGCGAGCGCGAATGCCTCTCCCTGATCGTGGGTGACGGCGAGCACGGTGGTGCCGAGGCGTCCGAACACTTCGCGGAGTTCGACCACCAGCCGCTCACGCAGGGAGCGGTCGAGTTGCCCGAGCGGCTCGTCCAGCATCAGCAGGCGAGGTCGCGGCGCGAGAGCGCGTGCCAACGCCACGCGCTGCTGCTCACCGCCGGAGAGGGCGGATACCGCCCGATCACCCGCGTCCGGCAGACCGACCAGGTCGAGCAACTCCGCGACGCGGTCGCGCTGCTCGGCTCTTCCCGCACCCTGTGCCCGAAGGCCGAAGGCGATGTTCCCGGCCACGTTGCGTTGAGGGAAGAGCTGATGGTCCTGGAACATAAGGCCCACTCCACGCCGGTGCGCCGGCACCGACGTCTGGTCTCGGCCGTCGAGCAGGACCCGCCCGGCGTCCAGGGGGCGCAGTCCCGCCACGGCCCTCAGCAGGGTGGACTTGCCACTGCCGCTCGGTCCCAGCAGACAGACCAGCTCGTGCTCGGCCACCGCCAGGTCGACTGCGTCGAGCGCCGTTCGCCCGCCGAAACGCACGGTGGCCCCTTCCAGGGTCAGCAGCCCGGCAGGACCGGGCGAGGCCCCGTTCACCGGTCTCGGATCGGGCCGGCTCGACAGGTCGGACGACATCTCAGAACTCCCCGGTCCGGTCGGTACGCAGCCGCTCCAGCAACAACAGCGCCACAGCACAAACGATCATGAGTATCGTCGACAGGGCCATGGCCTGGCCGTAGTTCGTCTCCCCCGGCCTGCCCAGCAATCGTGCCACGGCCACCGGGAGCGTGGGATCGTCGGGACGAGCGATGAACACGGTCGCTCCGAACTCCCCGAGCGACACCGCGAAGGCGAACCCGGCGGCGACCAGCAGCGCCCTTCGGACCAACGGCAGGTCGATCTCCCGCCACACCCGCCAGGGCGTCGCTCCGAGCACGGCCGCCGCCTCTCGGAGCCGGGTGTCCACGGCACGCAGCACCGGCACCATGATCCGCACCACGAACGGCACCCCGACCAGGGCCTGGGCCAAAGGCACCAGCATCCACGACGACCGCAGGTCGAGCGGCGGCTCGTCCAAGGCGATCAGGAAACCGAACCCGACGGTCACCGCCGAGATCCCGAGCGGCAGCATCAGCAGCGCGTCGAGGCCACGCACCCATCGGCCGGCCTCCCGGCGGGCCAGGGCGGCGGCGGCGAGACCCCCGATCGACACCGCGAGGGCGGTGGCGACGGCGGCGAAGCGCAGGGAGTTGCCCACCGCCTCGATGGGGGGCACGAGGAAGGCACCGCCGTCCTCGCGGGTCAGGGCCCGGTAATAGCCCCACGCGGGGGCCCGCAAGGAGCGCCGCACCAGCACTCCGAGCGGCAGCAGTATCAGGGCGACCACGGTGGCCAGGACGGAGACCAGCAGAGCCCATTGCCCGACGCCTCGGGGGCGACTCGCGGTGACCGCCGCGTCCACGAGGGTCAGGGCGGTCTCCCGGCGGCGGACGGTCGCCGCGTGGACGGCGAGGATCGAGGCGACCGCGGCGAACTGCACCAGAGTCAGGACGGCGGCGGTCGTCAGGTCGAACGCCTGGGAGGTCTGACGGTAGATCTCCACCTCCAACGTGGCGAAGGTGGGACCGCCGAGGATCTGCACGACCCCGAAGGAGGTGAAGGTGAACAGGAAGACCATGAGCGAGGCGGCGCCGACGGCGGGCGCGAGCGCGGGGAGCGTGATCGTGCGCCAGGCCCGGCTGCGCGAGGCCCCCAGCATCCTGGCGGCCTCCTCCTGCCGAGGGTCCAGTTGGGACCAGAGACCACCGACCGTGCGGACGACGACGGCGTAGTTGAAGAACACGTGTGCCAAGAGGATCGCCCAGACCGTCGTGTCCAGCCGCACTCCCCACAGATCGTCCAGGAGACCTCCCCGACCGACGAGGGCGAGGAACGCCGTGCCGACGACCACGGTGGGAAGGACGAAGGGAATGGTGACCACCGCCCGCAGCAGCCGCTTGCCGGGGAAGTCCAGGCGGGCGAACACGTACGCGCCGGGCAGGGCGATCAACAGCGTGAGCGCCGTGGAGGCCGACGCCTGCCAGGTGGTGAACCAGAGCACACCCCGGATTCCGGGATCGGCGACGACCTCCCCGATCCGGCCCAACTCCCAGAAGCCCTCGGGGCGCAGTCCCCGCGCGACGATGGCGGCCACCGGATAGGCGAAGAACACCCCGAAGAACAGCACGGGGAGGATCATCAGCGCCAGGCGTGCGCGGTCCCCCCGTGACCGCCGACCGTCCGTCGCGGCTACCTGAGGACCAGCGACGTCCACGACTTGACCCATGCGTCGCGGTGCTCGGCGATCTCCTCCGGATCCATGGTCCGGGGGTTCGCGACCGGAGGACCGTGCTCGGCGAACGCCTCGGGTATCCGAGCGTCCTCCCGGACCGGGTACACGAACATGTTCAGTGGCATGTCCTCCTGGAAGGTCCGCCCCACGAGGAAGTCGAGGAGAGCCTTGCCGCCCTCGGGGTTCGCCGCGTTGGCCAGCAGTCCCGCGTACTCGATCTGTCGGAAGCAGGTGCCCGTCGCGACTCCGGTGGGGGCCGTGTCCGGCTGCGGGTCGGCGAAGATCACCTCGGCGGGCGGAGAGGAGGCGTAGGAGACCACGAGCGGGCGCTCTCCACCGGCCTGACGCCCTCCGGCGGAACCGGAGAACTCCTCGTTGTAGGCCTGTTCCCAGCCGTCCACGACTTTCACGCCGTTGTCGCGCAGCTTCTCCCAGTAGTCCGACCATCCGGTCTCGCCGTATTCGGCGGCCGTCGCCAGGAGGAAGCCCAGCCCCGGGGAGGAGGTGGCCGCGTTCTCGGTGACGAGGAGATCCTTGTACTCGGGATCGACCAGGTCGTCGAGGGTGTCGGGCGGCGGCGTCCCGCGTTCGTCGAAGTAGGCCTTGTCGTAGTTGACGCAGACGTCCCCGGTGTCGACGGGCGTCACGCGACGCTCCTCCTCGTCGACGCGGTACTCGGGCAGCACCCGGTCGATCCCCTCGGCCTCGTACGACTGGAACAGGCCGTTCTCCAGGGCTCTGGACAACAGCGTGTTGTCGACCCCGAAGAAGACGTCGCCCTGGGGGTTGTCCTTGGTCAGGATCGCCTTGTTCACGGCCTGCCCGGCGTCGCCGTCCTCCAGGACGCGCAAGCGGTATCCGGAGGTCTTCTCGAACTCGGCGACCACGTCGTCGGATACCGCCCACGAGCCGTGGCTCACGAGCGTGACGGTCGACCGCTGGCCGTCCGCCTCGTCGGCGGCGTCTCCGGACGCGCCACAGGCGACCAGCCCGCAGGCCATGCCGAGTGCGCCGAGCGCCGCGACCCATCGCTTGTCGGTGTTCCCCACTGCTTCCTCCCGGGTGACCAGGAGAAGACGCGGCCCCGCCCGGCACCCACGACGGGTCCGGGTGGGACGCAACAGCTCGAGCGGTGACCGATCTCCCTACCCAGAATGACCTGGGCCAGGTTCGGAGGGTCTGCGGCCGATGCCGCACTCTCAGCGCTGTGGCGCTCCCCTGTCGGAATATGAAGATGGTCGGACGGGTGACCCGTCCGCCGAGGTGCCCTCGGACCGGCCACCCTACCTCTCGGTCGCGGCCAGCTGACCACAGGCCCCGTCGATCTCCTGCCCTCGGGTGTCACGGATCGTCACCGGCACCCCATGGGCGGCGACGGCCTCGACGAACGCCTTCTCG contains:
- a CDS encoding ArsO family NAD(P)H-dependent flavin-containing monooxygenase, which encodes MTRQTDVVVVGGGQAGLAAGYHLRRRGLGLVILDADAAPGGAWQHMWDSLHLFSPAEHSSLPGRLMPAQAGETYPGAGHVVEYLADYEKRYDLPVQQGTRVDAVRRDGDRLLVEADAGTWRARAVISATGTWSRPFLPAVPGRSVFTGRQPHTVNYRRPADFAGQRVVVVGGGNSGAQIAADLALDGDVEVTWVTRRPPRFLPDDIDGRALFDVATARRRALDAGRTDTGGVASLGDIVAVPPVRAARDAGLLTARPMFAQLTATGVRWADGSQSSADVVVWCTGFRPALAHLAPLNLRGPRGHIPTDGTRAVGEPRLHLLGYGDWTSPASATLIGVGRTARDAAREIAGLA
- a CDS encoding arsenate reductase ArsC; this encodes MADKPSVLFVCVHNAGRSQMAAAWLTHLAGDRVEVRSAGSDPGDQVNPAAVAAMAEVGIDISQETPKILTIDAVGESDVCITMGCGDTCPVFPGKRYLDWKLEDPAGRGVEAVRPIRDEIKTLVEGLIAEIAPANPEATA
- a CDS encoding iron ABC transporter permease; the protein is MGQVVDVAGPQVAATDGRRSRGDRARLALMILPVLFFGVFFAYPVAAIVARGLRPEGFWELGRIGEVVADPGIRGVLWFTTWQASASTALTLLIALPGAYVFARLDFPGKRLLRAVVTIPFVLPTVVVGTAFLALVGRGGLLDDLWGVRLDTTVWAILLAHVFFNYAVVVRTVGGLWSQLDPRQEEAARMLGASRSRAWRTITLPALAPAVGAASLMVFLFTFTSFGVVQILGGPTFATLEVEIYRQTSQAFDLTTAAVLTLVQFAAVASILAVHAATVRRRETALTLVDAAVTASRPRGVGQWALLVSVLATVVALILLPLGVLVRRSLRAPAWGYYRALTREDGGAFLVPPIEAVGNSLRFAAVATALAVSIGGLAAAALARREAGRWVRGLDALLMLPLGISAVTVGFGFLIALDEPPLDLRSSWMLVPLAQALVGVPFVVRIMVPVLRAVDTRLREAAAVLGATPWRVWREIDLPLVRRALLVAAGFAFAVSLGEFGATVFIARPDDPTLPVAVARLLGRPGETNYGQAMALSTILMIVCAVALLLLERLRTDRTGEF
- a CDS encoding NAD(P)-binding domain-containing protein, with product MTAPATTELPVVVIGAGPVGLAAAAHLIDQGIEPLVMEAGPTAGAAVREWSHVRLFSTWGEVVDPAAEKLLAPTGWTRPDPAAYPSGGDWVESYLQPLADVLGGRVRTGARVTGVSRTGRDRIVDADREAQPFVLHVAHTDGREERLLARAVIDASGTWAMPSPAGGSGLPALGEKAAADRITYRVPDLKDPDVRARYAGKRTAVIGSGASAFTALAYLADLAKSDDGSGTKGVWILRRGISGSTFGGGEADQLPARGALGLAAKAAVDEGHADAVTGFRTEAIERDTDARLVLVGEDGRRLDPVDEVIVLTGFRPDLSFLDELRLGLDERLQAPVELAPLIDPNQHSCGTVYPHGHRELSHPEQGVYLVGMKSYGRAPTFLAMTGYEQVRSVAAAIAGDFESADRVELTLPETGVCGGAGLFDTSDTAEADGGCCAPAPRFVQLGAPATVGAAAAEEAAAGGCCGS
- a CDS encoding thiamine ABC transporter substrate-binding protein, which gives rise to MGNTDKRWVAALGALGMACGLVACGASGDAADEADGQRSTVTLVSHGSWAVSDDVVAEFEKTSGYRLRVLEDGDAGQAVNKAILTKDNPQGDVFFGVDNTLLSRALENGLFQSYEAEGIDRVLPEYRVDEEERRVTPVDTGDVCVNYDKAYFDERGTPPPDTLDDLVDPEYKDLLVTENAATSSPGLGFLLATAAEYGETGWSDYWEKLRDNGVKVVDGWEQAYNEEFSGSAGGRQAGGERPLVVSYASSPPAEVIFADPQPDTAPTGVATGTCFRQIEYAGLLANAANPEGGKALLDFLVGRTFQEDMPLNMFVYPVREDARIPEAFAEHGPPVANPRTMDPEEIAEHRDAWVKSWTSLVLR
- the trxB gene encoding thioredoxin-disulfide reductase, which codes for MSEIREVVIIGSGPAGYTAALYTARAQLSPLLFGSSIFVGGPLTTTTEVENFPGFPEGVDGPVLMENMRAQAERFGAEMIDDDIVEVDLAGDIKLLTDSAGTVHRAKTVIVATGSGYRKLGLPNEDELSGRGVSWCATCDGAFFRDRDIVVVGGGDTAMEEATFLTRFARSVTVVHRRSTLRASKAMQDRAFADDKISFAFDSEIAQTKEANGVLGGVVLRDVFTGATRDLDVTGLFIAIGHDPRTELFKGQLDLDDEGYVKVDSPSTRTSLPGVFAAGDVVDHTYRQAITAAGTGAAAALDAERHLAAHGTAETEPETAVVPA
- the arsB gene encoding ACR3 family arsenite efflux transporter, with translation MTSTEPTTSPAPTGGTDDSIVKKLSTLDRYLAVWILMAMAVGLGLGRIVPGMNDALAKIEVGGISLPIALGLLVMMYPVLAKVRYDRLDRVTGDKKLMVSSLIINWIVGPAVMFALAWTFLPDLPEYRTGLIIVGLARCIAMVIIWNDLACGDREAAAVLVALNSVFQVLAFGLLGWFYLDLLPRWMNLGDGQGLDVSVWHIALNVIIFLGIPLLAGFLTRRVGEQKLGRADYERKFLPKIGPWALYGLLFTIVVLFALQGKTITSQPLDVVRIALPLLVYFAVMFFGAFLLGKGLGLAYDRTTTLAFTAAGNNFELAIAVAIATFGVTSGQALSGVVGPLIEVPVLIGLVYVALAWRRKFAPGAVTTAP
- a CDS encoding ABC transporter ATP-binding protein, encoding MSSDLSSRPDPRPVNGASPGPAGLLTLEGATVRFGGRTALDAVDLAVAEHELVCLLGPSGSGKSTLLRAVAGLRPLDAGRVLLDGRDQTSVPAHRRGVGLMFQDHQLFPQRNVAGNIAFGLRAQGAGRAEQRDRVAELLDLVGLPDAGDRAVSALSGGEQQRVALARALAPRPRLLMLDEPLGQLDRSLRERLVVELREVFGRLGTTVLAVTHDQGEAFALADRVVVMRDGRIVQTGTPLDVWRRPADEFVARFLGFDNVVPGTVTGRVADTPWGEIPVPGGSAQGDRTVLVRPEGVRVLADGPGLRCLVVGRTFQGSRVAVRLRPDRGPLLEAACPLRSAPDPGEDVRVEFDAADTVVLE
- a CDS encoding metalloregulator ArsR/SmtB family transcription factor, whose protein sequence is MLTSVDPDVIRVLGDPLRLQIVTLLARETLCTTHLVEETGAKQTNLSNHMKVLREAGIVETEPCGRFTYYKLKPEVLAGLSEQFAELAASALTAAENKRACP